A stretch of the Lactuca sativa cultivar Salinas chromosome 9, Lsat_Salinas_v11, whole genome shotgun sequence genome encodes the following:
- the LOC111892988 gene encoding glutamyl-tRNA reductase 2 has translation MVVVSSRFINSAVLHDSGSNSNSNTMINLHCNSTASSSLPYVGSRIRVNFKPVNVSTFSSDRRSGYVNLKCEAASGSDARSESVSKSSSFSAFELLKTSAAERYTKEKSGIMVVGLSFHTAPVEIREKLSIPEAELPQVITELCALNHIEEAAVLSTCNRMEIYAVALSQHRGVKEITEWMSKISGVPISDIRQHQFLLYEREATKHLFEVSSGLDSLVLGEGQILSQVKHVVKVGQGVPGFDRKISGLFKHAITVGKRVRTETQISSGSVSVSSAAVELAQMKLPEHSFASVKVLVVGAGKMGNLVIKHLISKGCKKIVVVNRTEDKVSKIREEFDNIEIVYRPLSDLTSYASNSDVIFTCTASETLIFTKDQVRGFPVNQRLFIDISVPRNVESCVSDVEGARVYNVDDLKEVVESNKRERFRKVVEARSIILEEVKEFESWKDSLETVSTIKKLRAYGERIRASEMEKCLEKMGGELSKKNQKAIHDLSKGIVNKILHGPMQHLRCDENEGRDLDDILENMEALNRVFGLEMEVSILEEKIRSKMEKFQI, from the exons ATGGTGGTGGTTTCTAGTCGTTTCATCAATTCAGCAGTTCTTCATGATTCCggttccaattccaattccaacaCGATGATCAATCTCCATTGTAATTCAACCGCATCTTCTTCTTTGCCTTATGTAGGTTCTCGGATTCGCGTGAATTTTAAGCCAGTTAATGTTAGCACATTCAGTTCTGATAGAAGATCAGGATATGTAAACCTAAAATGCGAGGCAGCGTCGGGTTCTGACGCGAGATCGGAATCGGTATCGAAATCGTCCAGTTTTTCAGCATTTGAGCTTCTCAAGACGTCTGCTGCTGAAA GATACACAAAGGAAAAAAGTGGTATTATGGTGGTGGGCCTTAGTTTTCACACAGCACCGGTTGAAATCCGCGAGAAACTTTCCATTCCAGAAGCAGAATTGCCTCAAGTAATTACTGAATTATGTGCCTTGAATCATATAGAAGAAGCCGCTGTTCTTAGCACTTGCAACAGGATGGAGATATATGCAGTAGCACTCTCCCAACATCGTGGGGTTAAAGAAATCACTGAATGGATGTCAAAA ATTAGTGGGGTCCCAATTTCTGATATACGTCAGCATCAATTCTTGCTATACGAAAGAGAAGCCACAAAACACCTATTCGAGGTATCTTCAGGGCTCGATTCCTTAGTTCTAGGAGAAGGTCAAATTCTTTCTCAAGTCAAACACGTTGTAAAAGTGGGTCAAGGAGTCCCGGGGTTCGATAGAAAAATCAGCGGGTTATTTAAGCACGCAATCACAGTAGGAAAACGGGTCAGAACCGAGACCCAAATCTCATCCGGGTCGGTTTCTGTCAGTTCAGCCGCCGTGGAACTAGCCCAAATGAAGCTTCCGGAACATTCTTTCGCTTCTGTAAAAGTTCTAGTAGTTGGAGCCGGCAAAATGGGAAACCTGGTCATCAAACATCTCATTTCAAAAGGCTGCAAAAAGATTGTTGTTGTGAATAGAACCGAAGATAAAGTGTCAAAAATACGCGAAGAATTTGATAATATCGAGATTGTTTATCGACCATTATCGGATTTAACCTCGTACGCGTCAAATTCCGATGTTATTTTCACGTGTACGGCTTCGGAAACCTTAATTTTCACAAAAGATCAAGTCCGAGGATTCCCCGTGAATCAAAGGTTGTTTATAGATATATCGGTTCCAAGAAACGTGGAGTCATGTGTATCGGATGTTGAAGGAGCTCGTGTTTATAATGTGGATGATTTGAAGGAAGTGGTGGAATCCAACAAACGGGAAAGGTTCCGGAAGGTTGTGGAAGCTCGATCGATCATTCTAGAAGAAGTGAAAGAGTTTGAAAGTTGGAAAGATTCCTTAGAAACAGTGTCGACAATCAAGAAACTTAGAGCATATGGTGAGAGAATTAGAGCGAGTGAAATGGAAAAATGTTTAGAAAAAATGGGTGGGGAATTATCGAAGAAAAATCAGAAAGCGATTCATGATCTTAGTAAAGGGATAGTGAATAAGATTCTTCATGGGCCTATGCAACATTTGAGATGTGATGAAAATGAAGGTCGGGATTTGGATGACATACTTGAAAATATGGAGGCGTTGAATCGGGTTTTTGGGTTGGAGATGGAGGTTTCGATATTGGAGGAGAAGATCCGGTCCAAAATGGAGAAATTTCAGatttga